One window of Bacillus sp. THAF10 genomic DNA carries:
- the rlmH gene encoding 23S rRNA (pseudouridine(1915)-N(3))-methyltransferase RlmH, with protein sequence MNISIITIGKLKEKYLKQGINEYLKRLSAYAKIEIIELPDEKAPEQLSDAEMEQVKNKEGERILGKISDDTHVIALAIEGKQRSSEELAKEMDRLATYGKSKIAFVIGGSLGLSGDVMKRANDTLSFSRMTFPHQLMKLILLEQIYRAYRITRGEPYHK encoded by the coding sequence GTGAATATCTCAATAATCACAATAGGAAAACTAAAAGAGAAATATCTAAAGCAAGGAATAAACGAATATTTAAAGCGCTTAAGCGCCTACGCAAAAATAGAAATTATCGAGCTTCCCGACGAAAAAGCACCAGAGCAACTGAGCGATGCTGAGATGGAACAAGTGAAAAATAAAGAGGGCGAACGGATCCTTGGAAAGATTTCGGATGACACGCATGTGATTGCCTTGGCGATTGAAGGGAAGCAGCGTTCTTCGGAGGAGCTGGCGAAGGAAATGGACAGGCTGGCGACTTATGGGAAGAGTAAGATTGCGTTTGTGATTGGTGGATCATTGGGCCTGAGTGGTGATGTGATGAAGCGGGCGAATGATACGCTGTCGTTCTCGAGAATGACGTTTCCGCATCAGTTGATGAAACTTATCCTTTTGGAGCAGATTTACAGAGCATACAGAATTACTAGAGGGGAACCGTACCATAAATAG
- a CDS encoding CxxH/CxxC protein has product MRNRKNERTVDKMKCCHEHIELAMEMYIDQHEEAPTLEMLPEEEKLSTTCEFCNQAAIYMVGN; this is encoded by the coding sequence ATGAGAAATCGGAAAAATGAAAGGACTGTGGATAAGATGAAATGCTGTCACGAGCATATCGAACTAGCAATGGAAATGTACATAGATCAACACGAAGAAGCACCAACACTAGAAATGCTACCAGAGGAAGAAAAGTTATCAACAACCTGTGAATTCTGTAATCAAGCTGCAATATATATGGTGGGGAACTAA
- a CDS encoding S1C family serine protease, whose protein sequence is MGYYDNQDRFKFKKQKGNRGRFFIPGLVGFILAALLLFVAFPALSNRATPDVRQNQTESGQTLPEPGEGGTTAEIRNVSVNVESAVTKAVDQVAEAVVGVINMQNASFYNDTEAEQDEEGEAGTGSGVIYKKDNGKAYVVTNYHVIAGAGQVEVSLIDGTRVPAELLGEDPLTDLAVLVMDDEMTTKVADFGNSDTVRTGEPVIAIGNPLGLQFSGSVTQGIISGTDRSIPVDVNGDGTPDWHADVMQTDAAINPGNSGGALINIQGKVIGINSMKIAQSAVEGIGLAIPVNSAIPIINDLEQHGKVKRPYFGVSIGSLSDVSSYHWQQTLKLPKEVHAGVYVTSVAPNSPAGKAGLKEYDVIVGLDGEEVKDVIGLRKHLYNEKKVGDQMEVIFYRGKEKQSTTVDLTEESMGE, encoded by the coding sequence ATGGGCTATTACGACAACCAAGATCGTTTTAAATTCAAAAAGCAAAAAGGAAACAGAGGAAGATTTTTTATACCTGGATTAGTAGGATTCATATTGGCGGCCCTGCTATTATTTGTCGCCTTTCCAGCACTCTCTAACCGAGCAACACCAGATGTCAGGCAAAATCAAACAGAGTCCGGCCAAACCCTCCCAGAACCAGGAGAAGGCGGCACAACAGCGGAAATTCGCAATGTCTCGGTAAATGTTGAATCCGCCGTCACCAAGGCAGTCGACCAAGTAGCAGAAGCAGTAGTCGGCGTCATCAACATGCAAAACGCCAGCTTCTACAATGACACCGAGGCCGAACAGGACGAAGAAGGCGAAGCAGGAACAGGCTCTGGCGTCATCTATAAAAAAGACAATGGAAAAGCCTATGTAGTCACCAACTACCACGTCATCGCAGGTGCAGGGCAGGTAGAGGTTAGTCTCATCGACGGAACAAGGGTACCGGCAGAATTACTTGGCGAAGATCCACTAACAGATTTAGCGGTACTTGTCATGGATGACGAAATGACCACCAAGGTAGCAGACTTCGGAAACTCCGACACCGTACGAACCGGTGAGCCTGTTATCGCCATCGGGAACCCCCTTGGTCTTCAGTTCTCAGGATCTGTAACCCAAGGTATCATCTCCGGAACCGACCGCAGCATTCCAGTGGACGTGAACGGCGACGGCACCCCTGACTGGCACGCAGACGTCATGCAAACCGATGCCGCCATCAACCCAGGTAACAGCGGCGGCGCACTCATTAACATCCAAGGAAAAGTGATAGGCATCAACTCGATGAAAATTGCCCAAAGCGCTGTAGAAGGAATCGGCCTTGCCATTCCGGTCAACTCAGCCATCCCGATCATCAACGACCTCGAGCAGCACGGAAAAGTAAAACGACCATACTTCGGTGTTAGCATCGGCTCCTTATCTGATGTGTCCAGCTACCACTGGCAGCAAACCTTAAAGCTGCCAAAAGAAGTCCATGCCGGCGTATACGTCACAAGTGTTGCACCGAACTCCCCAGCAGGGAAAGCCGGTTTGAAGGAATACGACGTGATTGTTGGGCTTGACGGGGAAGAGGTCAAAGATGTAATCGGCTTAAGGAAACATCTCTACAACGAAAAGAAGGTAGGCGACCAAATGGAGGTCATCTTCTATCGCGGCAAAGAAAAACAATCCACAACCGTTGATTTGACGGAAGAGTCGATGGGAGAATAA
- a CDS encoding MBL fold metallo-hydrolase: MSLHFSVLASGSTGNAIYVATEEHSILIDAGLSGKKMQELFTKIGKKIEDLSGILVTHEHSDHIKGLGVLARKYKLPIYANEKTWKAMDGLVGVIPTEQKFHFEIEQVKSFGNLDIQSFGVSHDAAEPMFYSFHQGDKKVVVITDTGYVSDRMKGIISNADAYVFESNHDVQMLQMGHYPWSIKRRILSDVGHVSNEDAALAMADVMGDKTKRIYLAHLSQDNNMKDLARMSVQQTLATQGVMVGEQVELYDTDPKVPTALAFV; this comes from the coding sequence ATGAGCCTGCATTTTAGCGTGCTAGCAAGCGGCAGCACAGGAAATGCAATTTATGTCGCAACAGAGGAGCATTCTATTTTAATTGATGCTGGTTTGAGCGGCAAAAAAATGCAAGAACTGTTTACAAAGATAGGGAAAAAAATAGAAGACCTATCGGGGATTTTGGTCACCCATGAGCACAGTGACCATATAAAAGGACTCGGCGTGTTGGCGCGAAAATATAAGCTGCCGATCTATGCGAACGAAAAAACCTGGAAGGCGATGGACGGACTAGTCGGTGTCATCCCAACCGAGCAAAAATTTCATTTTGAAATCGAACAAGTAAAAAGCTTTGGTAACCTGGACATCCAATCCTTTGGCGTCTCCCATGATGCAGCCGAGCCCATGTTCTACTCGTTCCACCAGGGAGATAAAAAAGTCGTCGTCATCACCGACACCGGTTATGTGAGCGACCGCATGAAGGGCATCATCTCGAACGCTGATGCCTATGTATTTGAAAGCAATCATGACGTGCAAATGCTGCAAATGGGACATTACCCATGGAGCATCAAACGCCGTATCCTCAGTGATGTCGGCCACGTATCCAACGAAGACGCAGCCCTTGCGATGGCAGATGTGATGGGCGACAAAACAAAACGTATTTATTTGGCGCATTTAAGTCAAGATAATAACATGAAAGATCTAGCGAGAATGTCTGTACAACAAACCCTCGCCACTCAAGGAGTCATGGTGGGCGAGCAAGTGGAATTGTACGATACAGACCCAAAAGTTCCAACTGCGCTAGCTTTCGTGTAA
- a CDS encoding two-component system regulatory protein YycI: MDWRKTKTIFIITFLILNIFLGARIIEKRDRSHLELLAESSLEEQFQIDEITYAELPKTPSKQSYISGNSYIFSDEDVATLQDKGQTVERVEETKLLASLEEPLKLPESNTNQRLNTIFQDQVLFAEDYSFWGLDPQDNTLTFFQKYDGKDIFRNSNGMVKLYLNELKEITSYEQTFITNLEKMDVEQDVIPVIDTLENLYKRGDLRPRSHVGHMELGYFTLLDSTNSHVLIPTWHIVINDNQDIFVNAFEGSTIRKETRTLE; encoded by the coding sequence ATGGATTGGAGAAAGACAAAAACCATCTTTATCATTACGTTTCTCATTCTAAATATTTTTCTTGGTGCAAGAATCATCGAAAAAAGAGACCGCAGCCACCTCGAGCTGTTGGCAGAATCGTCCTTAGAAGAACAATTTCAAATCGATGAAATCACCTATGCAGAGCTGCCAAAAACGCCTTCCAAACAAAGCTATATAAGTGGAAATAGTTATATTTTCTCGGATGAAGATGTAGCTACTCTGCAAGACAAAGGACAGACGGTGGAGCGCGTGGAGGAAACAAAGCTTTTAGCATCTTTAGAAGAACCGTTAAAGCTGCCGGAATCAAATACGAACCAACGCTTAAACACCATTTTCCAAGATCAAGTCTTGTTTGCAGAGGACTATTCATTCTGGGGATTAGACCCACAAGACAATACCTTAACCTTCTTCCAAAAGTATGATGGCAAGGATATTTTCCGCAATTCAAACGGAATGGTAAAGCTGTATCTGAATGAATTAAAAGAAATTACCTCCTATGAACAGACGTTTATCACCAACCTAGAAAAAATGGACGTAGAGCAGGATGTTATTCCGGTTATTGATACGCTAGAAAACCTCTATAAAAGAGGAGACCTACGACCAAGAAGTCATGTTGGTCATATGGAGCTTGGCTATTTTACCCTGCTAGACTCCACCAACTCGCATGTGTTAATACCAACCTGGCATATTGTCATCAACGATAATCAGGACATCTTTGTCAATGCATTTGAGGGATCGACTATTAGAAAAGAAACTAGAACATTGGAGTGA
- the yycH gene encoding YycH family regulatory protein: MKYENMKSLILTILVIMSLVLTWNLWTYQPDFDYIDSERVISDVQISETLESGKLIQPTMLLFHYAEEHHGTIDVSRFLEEFKRWNLFDIEYMNINQSRFDEFMHGNRKMEIVFPDDIPMPTLRYLTGFSDNEINVTISRIVVDFDAASAEEPVIYLVNYEEQQVYQAKVQNLVLSELERNFYQTGRTLPVYLSIENREGKYLFYPALSTKDEQKMSSYNYYIDQLNPEDFKNALFDDPSIVTNDQLFDGEVYRDDSRLLRVFSQDLKLQYVNPGNTRMGNNIDFNVIERGIDFVNEHAGWSGPIETYNLDSWSRSPIEHTVTFRMYKGDYPIVNLDPEGVAAITQSWRNNELREYVRPSFEFGLEIIKDTKELPSGNRVIRHLQQANIDISKIEVLRVGYDLKKDPNSNGILVLEPVWIYSDGNSWSKITLSDNDDLEGGR, from the coding sequence ATGAAATATGAAAATATGAAATCCTTAATACTGACAATCCTTGTGATTATGAGCTTAGTTCTTACTTGGAACTTATGGACCTATCAGCCTGACTTTGATTATATCGACAGTGAGCGGGTTATTAGCGACGTGCAAATCAGTGAGACACTGGAGAGCGGTAAGCTCATACAACCAACGATGCTTTTGTTTCATTACGCAGAAGAGCATCATGGCACCATTGATGTGTCGCGCTTTCTCGAGGAATTTAAACGCTGGAATTTATTCGATATTGAATACATGAATATCAATCAAAGCCGTTTTGATGAGTTCATGCATGGAAACAGAAAGATGGAGATTGTGTTTCCAGATGATATTCCGATGCCAACGCTCCGCTATTTAACCGGGTTTTCAGACAATGAAATCAATGTGACAATCAGCCGTATCGTCGTGGATTTTGATGCAGCCTCAGCTGAGGAACCTGTCATTTATTTGGTGAATTACGAAGAGCAACAGGTCTACCAAGCAAAAGTGCAAAACCTGGTATTAAGTGAGCTTGAACGAAACTTTTATCAAACAGGGAGAACCCTACCTGTGTATCTTTCCATTGAAAATCGGGAGGGCAAATATTTATTTTACCCTGCGCTTTCAACAAAAGATGAACAGAAAATGAGTTCCTATAACTATTATATTGATCAGCTAAACCCTGAGGACTTTAAAAATGCCTTGTTCGATGACCCGAGCATTGTGACCAATGATCAATTATTTGATGGCGAGGTTTACCGGGACGATTCGCGACTACTGCGAGTGTTTTCGCAGGATTTAAAGCTGCAGTACGTGAATCCTGGTAATACGCGCATGGGGAACAATATTGATTTTAACGTCATTGAACGCGGCATCGACTTTGTGAATGAGCATGCTGGCTGGTCTGGGCCGATTGAAACGTACAATCTTGATAGCTGGAGCCGTAGTCCGATTGAACATACGGTAACCTTTCGAATGTACAAAGGGGATTACCCTATTGTGAATTTGGATCCTGAGGGAGTGGCGGCAATTACCCAATCCTGGCGCAACAATGAGCTTCGTGAGTATGTTCGCCCATCTTTTGAGTTTGGTCTGGAAATCATTAAAGATACAAAAGAGCTTCCTTCAGGTAACAGAGTGATTCGCCATTTGCAGCAGGCGAACATCGATATTAGTAAAATCGAAGTCCTTAGAGTTGGGTACGACTTAAAGAAGGATCCTAATTCAAATGGAATTCTCGTTCTTGAGCCAGTGTGGATCTACTCAGATGGAAACTCATGGTCAAAAATTACTCTATCAGATAATGATGACCTGGAAGGAGGAAGGTAG
- the walK gene encoding cell wall metabolism sensor histidine kinase WalK, translated as MKKVGFFRSIHLKFVLIYVLLILVAMQIIGVYFVSKLESQLVDNFKTSYRERINVLAYSIEQELKKQRDDTTPTIEEDIRTVLQDVKMDDIAEIRITNNKSTVLGTSNPYNQTSVGKRTTQLLIKRALAVEEVQEKMAVHPPTLNRYLLIASPVKSNNQDVIGAIYIEASMEKVYEQMRQINSIFATGTTLALALTAVLGVLLAQTITRPMSDMRKQALEMARGNFSRKVKIYGNDEIGQLALSFNNLTKKLQEAQATTEGERRKLSSVLAHMTDGVLATDRKGRIILINEPALGMLNVSRETVLNKSIIEVLGIEDTHTFELLVSEQESLILDFSTDKKPYILRASNSIIQKETGFVNGLITVLHDITEQEKIDEERREFVANVSHELRTPLTTMRSYLDALAEGAWKDEEIAPRFLDVTQTETERMIRLVNDLLQLSKMDSKDYQFYKDRVDFIAFFNRIIDRFELSKSQNVTFVRSLPKEEIFVSLDTDKITQVLDNIISNAMKYSPEGGTIKFTVDIEETEHQILVSISDQGVGIPKGDIHKIFERFYRVDKARTRMLGGTGLGLAIAKEMIQAHDGDIWASSEEGKGTTIYFTLPISEEEQEDEWS; from the coding sequence ATGAAAAAAGTAGGTTTTTTTCGATCCATTCACTTAAAGTTTGTGTTGATTTATGTGTTGCTTATTTTAGTGGCAATGCAAATTATCGGGGTGTATTTTGTTAGTAAGCTAGAAAGTCAGCTGGTGGATAACTTTAAAACCTCTTATAGAGAACGAATCAATGTTCTTGCTTATAGTATTGAGCAAGAGCTGAAAAAACAGCGGGATGACACGACGCCAACCATTGAAGAAGATATCCGTACCGTGCTTCAGGACGTGAAGATGGATGATATAGCGGAAATCAGAATCACGAACAATAAAAGCACGGTTCTTGGGACGTCCAATCCCTACAATCAAACGAGTGTTGGAAAAAGAACCACGCAGCTTCTAATCAAACGGGCTTTAGCTGTAGAAGAAGTGCAAGAAAAAATGGCGGTTCATCCCCCCACACTCAATCGATATTTATTGATTGCTAGTCCAGTCAAATCAAATAATCAGGATGTCATTGGTGCCATCTACATCGAGGCGTCGATGGAAAAAGTGTACGAGCAGATGCGGCAGATTAATAGTATTTTTGCTACAGGAACGACGCTCGCTCTTGCTCTGACTGCTGTTCTAGGTGTGCTGCTTGCGCAAACCATTACACGACCAATGTCTGATATGAGAAAGCAAGCGCTGGAAATGGCACGAGGGAACTTTTCCAGGAAGGTTAAAATCTATGGAAATGATGAAATTGGGCAGCTTGCTCTTTCTTTTAACAACCTAACGAAGAAGCTACAAGAGGCACAGGCAACGACAGAAGGAGAGCGAAGAAAGCTTAGCTCTGTTCTCGCCCATATGACCGATGGCGTACTTGCCACAGACAGAAAGGGTAGGATTATCCTTATTAATGAGCCTGCACTTGGCATGCTGAATGTTTCACGTGAAACCGTGCTGAATAAATCCATCATTGAAGTTCTTGGGATAGAAGATACGCATACATTTGAACTCCTCGTTTCAGAACAAGAATCACTCATCTTAGACTTCAGTACCGATAAAAAACCATATATCCTAAGAGCCAGCAACTCTATTATTCAGAAGGAAACTGGCTTTGTTAATGGTCTCATTACCGTTTTACATGATATTACCGAGCAGGAAAAAATTGATGAGGAACGACGCGAATTTGTTGCCAATGTATCTCATGAGCTCCGTACGCCACTGACAACAATGCGTAGTTATCTGGACGCACTCGCAGAAGGAGCGTGGAAGGACGAAGAAATTGCACCAAGATTCTTAGATGTGACGCAAACAGAAACCGAACGAATGATTCGCCTTGTTAATGACTTGTTGCAATTATCAAAAATGGATTCAAAAGACTATCAATTTTACAAGGATCGCGTTGACTTTATTGCCTTTTTCAACCGAATTATTGATCGTTTTGAGCTCTCGAAATCTCAAAACGTTACGTTTGTAAGAAGCCTTCCAAAAGAGGAAATCTTCGTTTCTTTAGATACCGACAAGATTACGCAAGTGCTCGATAATATTATTTCCAATGCGATGAAGTATTCTCCAGAAGGTGGCACCATTAAATTTACGGTGGATATCGAGGAAACGGAACATCAAATCCTAGTGAGCATCAGCGATCAAGGTGTTGGTATTCCAAAAGGCGATATTCATAAAATATTTGAACGCTTTTACCGGGTGGATAAGGCGAGAACCAGAATGCTAGGTGGGACAGGCTTAGGATTGGCGATCGCAAAAGAGATGATACAAGCTCATGATGGCGATATTTGGGCTTCCAGTGAGGAAGGAAAAGGGACCACCATTTACTTTACCTTGCCAATCTCTGAAGAAGAACAAGAGGATGAATGGTCATGA
- the yycF gene encoding response regulator YycF — MEKKILVVDDEKPIADILKFNLQKEGYEVHCAYDGEEAVNKVEEVKPDLILLDIMLPQRDGMEVCREVRKKYEMPIIMLTAKDSEIDKVLGLELGADDYVTKPFSTRELIARVKANLRRHQQKTSDAEEPSEIAIGSLVIHPDAYMVTKRGDMIELTHREFELLHYLAKHIGQVMTREHLLQTVWGYDYYGDVRTVDVTVRRLREKIEDNPSHPTWIVTRRGVGYYLRQTEQE, encoded by the coding sequence ATGGAAAAGAAGATATTAGTGGTAGACGATGAAAAACCAATTGCAGATATATTAAAATTCAACCTTCAAAAAGAGGGCTATGAAGTGCATTGCGCGTACGATGGAGAGGAAGCTGTCAATAAGGTAGAAGAAGTAAAGCCTGATTTGATTTTGCTTGATATCATGCTGCCGCAACGAGATGGCATGGAAGTGTGCAGAGAAGTTCGTAAAAAGTATGAAATGCCCATCATTATGTTAACGGCGAAGGATTCTGAGATCGATAAAGTTTTAGGCCTGGAGCTTGGAGCGGACGATTATGTTACCAAGCCTTTTAGTACGCGAGAATTGATTGCTCGTGTGAAAGCGAATTTACGTCGCCACCAGCAAAAAACTTCCGATGCGGAAGAGCCATCTGAAATCGCCATTGGCTCCCTTGTGATTCACCCGGATGCGTATATGGTAACAAAGCGCGGGGATATGATTGAGCTGACACACCGTGAATTTGAGCTTCTTCACTATCTTGCTAAGCATATTGGACAAGTGATGACGAGAGAGCATCTGCTTCAGACGGTTTGGGGCTATGATTATTATGGAGATGTGCGAACAGTGGATGTGACGGTGCGCCGCCTACGTGAAAAAATTGAAGACAATCCTTCTCATCCAACGTGGATTGTAACAAGAAGAGGAGTTGGCTATTACCTGCGACAAACGGAGCAGGAATAA
- a CDS encoding peptidoglycan DD-metalloendopeptidase family protein yields the protein MMNRIKHILTTYTKKLNTKHTSKEKGLSVFAKRLMVSTVAASTITLGAVAVHASGSSLLGTIYHVYVNGERIGAVEDKEALDSAVDTKLEKAQKEYKDLELTVGNQLKVVPEKVFRPVANDQKTINAAVEKVEVKATASAFVIDGKEVVLLKNKQDAEEVLETLKLDFVSKKELKALEKLDKSKELPELKNDESRLLDVSIDEKVSFSEKNVEPKEILSVKEAVKLLKKGTKAAKKYEVAAGDSLGDIAEKHDLTSEELLELNPDIAMDSLLAIGKTLNVSSKVPYLKIIVQKETSKNEEIAYEQEVIEDKDLPKGETKIKQQGKNGEKNIVAITTKENGIKVKTEIKKEETIKEPVKHIVIKGTKVIPSRGTGSLAWPAVGGYVSSKMGHRWGKMHKGIDIARPSDRTIKAADNGKVEFAGWDGGYGNKVIINHGNGMKTTYAHLDSISVSVGQTVSRGGKIGVMGTTGQSTGVHLHFEVRENGKLKDPMQYLN from the coding sequence ATGATGAACCGAATAAAACATATACTAACTACATACACAAAAAAACTAAATACTAAACATACATCTAAAGAAAAAGGACTTTCTGTTTTTGCAAAAAGACTGATGGTTTCTACTGTCGCAGCTTCTACGATTACATTAGGTGCGGTCGCTGTTCATGCTAGTGGAAGCTCTCTACTTGGAACAATCTATCATGTCTATGTAAATGGAGAGCGTATCGGTGCTGTGGAAGACAAAGAAGCGTTGGATTCTGCGGTTGACACGAAACTAGAAAAGGCTCAGAAAGAGTACAAGGATTTAGAGCTTACGGTCGGCAACCAGCTAAAGGTGGTTCCTGAAAAAGTGTTCAGACCGGTTGCGAATGATCAAAAAACTATTAACGCAGCTGTTGAAAAAGTAGAAGTGAAGGCAACTGCCTCTGCATTCGTGATTGATGGGAAAGAGGTTGTGCTGCTTAAAAATAAACAAGATGCGGAAGAAGTATTAGAGACACTGAAATTGGATTTTGTCTCTAAAAAGGAATTAAAAGCACTAGAGAAACTCGATAAATCAAAAGAGCTTCCAGAGCTTAAGAATGATGAGTCTCGTTTATTAGACGTAAGCATTGATGAAAAAGTTTCATTTTCTGAAAAAAATGTGGAGCCAAAAGAAATTCTTTCTGTGAAAGAAGCGGTAAAGCTCCTTAAAAAAGGAACAAAAGCAGCAAAGAAATATGAAGTAGCAGCAGGAGATTCTTTAGGAGATATTGCAGAAAAGCATGATTTGACCTCCGAAGAGCTGCTTGAACTGAATCCTGATATTGCGATGGACAGTCTATTGGCTATCGGGAAAACGTTAAATGTTTCATCAAAAGTTCCATATTTAAAAATTATTGTGCAAAAAGAAACATCGAAAAACGAAGAAATTGCGTACGAGCAAGAAGTTATTGAAGATAAAGACCTTCCTAAAGGCGAAACGAAAATTAAGCAACAAGGGAAGAACGGGGAAAAGAATATCGTAGCCATTACCACAAAGGAAAACGGTATAAAGGTTAAAACTGAAATTAAGAAAGAAGAAACCATCAAAGAGCCTGTTAAACACATTGTCATCAAAGGGACAAAGGTGATTCCTTCTCGTGGTACTGGTTCGCTTGCGTGGCCTGCAGTTGGTGGATATGTCTCCAGTAAAATGGGACACCGTTGGGGCAAAATGCATAAAGGCATTGATATTGCCAGACCAAGTGACCGCACGATTAAAGCTGCGGACAATGGGAAAGTCGAATTTGCTGGCTGGGATGGCGGTTATGGAAATAAAGTCATTATCAATCATGGAAATGGCATGAAAACCACCTATGCTCACCTTGACTCTATCAGTGTTTCTGTTGGACAAACAGTTTCCCGCGGCGGAAAGATCGGCGTGATGGGGACTACAGGGCAATCGACTGGCGTTCATTTACACTTTGAAGTACGTGAAAACGGCAAACTGAAAGATCCAATGCAATATTTAAATTAA
- a CDS encoding adenylosuccinate synthase → MASVVVVGTQWGDEGKGKITDFLSENAELIARYQGGNNAGHTIKFNGETYKLHLIPSGIFYNDKICVIGNGMVVDPKALIAELKYLHDRGINTDNLRISNRAHVILPYHLKLDEVEEERKGANKIGTTKKGIGPAYMDKAARVGIRIADLLDRETFEEKLTHNLAEKNRLLERMYETEGFTLEEIFEEYYQYGQQFAKYVTDTSVVLNDALDEGRRVLFEGAQGVMLDIDQGTYPFVTSSNPVAGGVTIGSGVGPSKIEHVVGVAKAYTTRVGDGPFPTELNNEIGDQIREVGREYGTTTGRPRRVGWFDSVVVRHARRVSGMTDLSLNSIDVLTGIETLKICVAYKYKGEVMESFPASLKVLADCEPVYEEMPGWTEDITGVKSLSELPENARHYIERVSQLTGIPLSIFSVGPDRSQTNVVRSVYATR, encoded by the coding sequence ATGGCATCAGTAGTCGTAGTAGGAACACAATGGGGAGACGAAGGAAAAGGGAAAATTACCGACTTCCTTTCAGAGAATGCAGAGCTAATCGCACGTTACCAAGGTGGTAACAATGCAGGTCACACAATCAAATTCAATGGTGAAACGTATAAATTACACTTAATTCCTTCTGGGATTTTTTACAATGATAAAATTTGTGTTATCGGAAACGGCATGGTTGTCGACCCGAAAGCATTAATTGCAGAGCTAAAATACTTGCACGACCGCGGAATTAACACAGACAACCTCCGCATTTCTAATCGCGCACACGTTATCTTGCCGTACCACTTAAAGCTTGATGAGGTAGAAGAAGAGCGCAAAGGTGCCAACAAAATCGGCACAACGAAAAAAGGAATCGGCCCTGCCTACATGGATAAAGCAGCTCGTGTAGGAATTCGTATTGCCGACCTTCTTGATCGTGAAACATTTGAAGAAAAACTAACGCACAACCTTGCAGAAAAAAACCGTCTGCTTGAAAGAATGTACGAAACAGAAGGCTTCACACTTGAAGAAATCTTCGAAGAATACTATCAGTACGGACAGCAGTTCGCAAAATACGTAACAGACACGTCTGTTGTCTTAAACGATGCCCTTGACGAAGGCCGCCGCGTTCTTTTTGAAGGCGCTCAAGGCGTTATGTTGGATATCGACCAAGGAACATACCCATTCGTAACCTCCTCCAACCCAGTTGCAGGTGGCGTGACGATCGGTTCTGGTGTTGGTCCGTCTAAAATTGAGCACGTAGTTGGCGTAGCAAAAGCATACACCACTCGTGTTGGTGATGGCCCGTTCCCAACGGAATTAAACAACGAAATTGGCGATCAAATCCGAGAAGTCGGAAGAGAATACGGCACTACCACAGGCCGCCCACGACGTGTTGGCTGGTTTGACAGCGTTGTTGTCCGCCACGCTCGTCGCGTGAGTGGAATGACTGACCTATCTTTGAATTCCATCGACGTCTTAACAGGAATTGAAACACTGAAAATTTGTGTTGCTTATAAATATAAAGGCGAAGTAATGGAGTCCTTCCCAGCAAGCTTGAAAGTGCTGGCAGATTGCGAACCAGTATACGAAGAAATGCCAGGCTGGACAGAAGACATTACAGGCGTGAAGAGCTTAAGTGAGCTTCCTGAGAACGCTCGCCACTACATTGAGCGCGTGTCTCAATTAACTGGTATCCCATTGTCTATCTTCTCTGTGGGACCAGATCGCTCTCAGACGAATGTTGTACGTAGTGTGTATGCAACGAGATAA